From the genome of Dehalococcoidales bacterium:
GCCCTGAGCTTGTCGAAGGGCGCGCCGGTGGTTCGACAAGCTCACCACGAACGGTGCGCATAAGATAACTCAATTACGAAACTAAGCATTAGGTGACGACCGGGGTCTCACCCGGATGCAGACCCTTCCACCTCTCCAGCAGCGTTTCCCGGCTTTCCTTGTGAGACGAATCAGATACGCAGGCGTCTACGGGACATACCGCCGCACACTGTGAAGAGTCAAAAGAACCGACACATTCCGTACATTTGCTGGGATCGATTACATAAATTGTCTCCCCTTCGCTGATTGCTTGATTGGGGCACTCCGGTTCACAGGCTCCACAGCTAATACAATCATCCGTAATTTTGTAGGCCATACAACATACCTCCTTAATTTCCTGCGGGAAATTTTTTCCCTTTTTTATTTTTAAACTTTACTATGCACTCTCTCTTTTAAGACTAACGCCACAGCTTGAGGAACCAGGTCATCAACACAACCACCCAGCCCGACCACTTCCTTAAGCAAGCTGGAACTGAGGAACTGGTACTTCAGGCTGGCCATTAAGCAGACCAGCTCACAATCGGGAGCCAGCTTCTTGTTCATCAGCGCCATCTCGAACTCACGCTCAAAGTCAGCGCCTACCCTTAATCCGCGCACCAGTGTTTTAGCGCCTATTTGCCGGGCAAAATCGACAGTCAGACCACTGAATGGTTCCACTTCGACATTGGACAAACCGGCAATTGCCTGCCTCGCCAGATCTACCCTCTCATCGGTATTAAATAACAGGTTCTTGATTGGGGCATCATAGACACCAATGACAACCTTCCGGAAAAGCCGGGCGGCCCTGGCGGCGATATCCAGATGCCCGTTGGTTATCGGGTCGAATGTCCCCGGATAAAGAGCGATGGTCACGCTTTAACCTCCTTTCGATATACTGCGATGCAACTGTCACCGTGACGGTATTCTTTAACCAGATTTAACGGCGGGTAAGCCGGGCTCAGAGAGAGATGAGGAGAATGAGTTACCACCAGGGTGGTGTCCGCCCCGACTAGTTTAGAGGTTGCTAATTGTTCCACCAGATTACCTATTAATGAGTTAGAGTAAGGCGGGTCCATCAGAATAATTCCATACTCCTTATCAAGAAAGGAAAGGGCTTTAACTACGCTGCAGCAATAAACATGCGCCCTTGCTGACAGCCTGGTCTTTTCCAAATTTTCCCTAATTATAGCACAACAGCGCGGTTCATGTTCAACAAAGTCAGCCCAGCCGGCACCACGGCTCAAAGCCTCAATACCAAGGGCGCCGCTACCGGAAAATAAATCAAGCACCTGCTCCCAGTTTCCGGTAAGATTCTCCAGTATAGAAAAAATTGCCCCCCTTACTAAATCAGTCGCCGGACGGGTAGCACTTCTCTGTGGTACTTTAAGCCGGTGCCCTTTGGCTGTACCAGCAATAACTCGCATTTTATCATATCTATGATAGTCAGTTGAAGCGGCTGTTGTCAATCCTTGATTCCGGCTAAAAATTGCCGCATCTTGAGGCGAACATCCCCGGTCAACGGCCGGCCGTGCCCGAAACACAGGATTTCAAAATCCAAACGGGACATCTTTTTTACCGACGCCAGGGCTTGCGCCAGGTCAGCGCTGGCCCCTTTCAGTGGCAGCCAGTGGCGTTTATTCAGGGCATCGCCAACTATCAGCAGCTTATTTGCCGGGGAAAAAAGACTGATGCTTCCCGCCGTATGTCCCGGCGTATGGA
Proteins encoded in this window:
- a CDS encoding YfhL family 4Fe-4S dicluster ferredoxin, with protein sequence MAYKITDDCISCGACEPECPNQAISEGETIYVIDPSKCTECVGSFDSSQCAAVCPVDACVSDSSHKESRETLLERWKGLHPGETPVVT
- the coaD gene encoding pantetheine-phosphate adenylyltransferase, whose product is MTIALYPGTFDPITNGHLDIAARAARLFRKVVIGVYDAPIKNLLFNTDERVDLARQAIAGLSNVEVEPFSGLTVDFARQIGAKTLVRGLRVGADFEREFEMALMNKKLAPDCELVCLMASLKYQFLSSSLLKEVVGLGGCVDDLVPQAVALVLKERVHSKV
- the rsmD gene encoding 16S rRNA (guanine(966)-N(2))-methyltransferase RsmD, producing MRVIAGTAKGHRLKVPQRSATRPATDLVRGAIFSILENLTGNWEQVLDLFSGSGALGIEALSRGAGWADFVEHEPRCCAIIRENLEKTRLSARAHVYCCSVVKALSFLDKEYGIILMDPPYSNSLIGNLVEQLATSKLVGADTTLVVTHSPHLSLSPAYPPLNLVKEYRHGDSCIAVYRKEVKA